The region CAAGCATTTGTAATTTAATCTTTTTCATTTCTTTAAAATTTTTAAATGGTTATTAATTATAATAAAGATGCCTTTGACTTGTAATGGTTGCTTATAAAAGTGTGTTTTTATGAAAATAATTTCAGTTTTTACTTGTAAAAATTTAATTATCAGCCTATTTTAAAAATTAGATAAAAATGAAGAAGTTCAATTTTTTAACAAAAATTACGTTTAAATTAGAGTTAGAAGAATAAAAAAATGCCCGAAAATTTTTCGAGCATTTTTTAAAATATAATAAAAAAGGAGGATTAGTTTTCTGCTAATTCCTTTATTCTAGCTTTGATTTTTTCTTCAAGTTCATCCGCTAATTCCGGATTGTCTTTGATTAAAGATTTTACGGCATCACGGCCTTGGCCTAACTTAGTTTCGCCATAGCTGAACCAAGAACCTGATTTTTTGACGATTTCAAATTCAACCGCTAAGTCTAAGATTTCTCCTGTTTTTGAAACTCCTTCACCGTACATGATGTCAAATTCGGCTACTTTAAATGGTGGTGCCACTTTATTTTTGACAATTTTCACTTTGGTTCTGTTTCCAATAACATTTTCACCATCTTTGATTTGGGTAGAACGACGAATATCTAAACGTACCGAAGCGTAAAACTTCAAGGCATTTCCTCCCGTGGTAGTTTCTGGATTTCCAAACATCACTCCGATTTTCTCTCTCAATTGGTTGATAAAGAAAACAGTACAATGAGTTTTACTGATGGTTCCAGTTAATTTTCTTAATGCTTGTGACATTAAACGGGCATGAAGACCCATTTTAGAATCTCCCATTTCGCCTTCAATCTCACTTTTTGGAGTCAAAGCGGCAACCGAGTCAATAACCACAATATCTATGGCTCCTGAACGGATTAGGTTTTCGGCAATTTCTAATGCTTGCTCCCCGTTATCTGGCTGAGAAATGATTAGATTTTCGATGTCTACGCCTAATTTTTCGGCATAGTTTCTGTCAAATGCATGTTCAGCATCAATGAAAGCAGCTATTCCGCCGGCTTTTTGAGCTTCGGCAATAGCGTGAAGTGTTAAGGTCGTTTTACCAGAAGACTCCGGACCATATATTTCAATAATCCTCCCTTTTGGATAACCGCCAACTCCCAAAGCTAAATCAATTCCCAGAGATCCTGATGAAATGGTTTCTACTTCTTCGATGGCCTTGTCGCCCATTTTCATCACTGTTCCTTTCCCGTAGGTTTTGTCCAGTTTGTCCAGCGTTAGCTGTAATGCTTTTAATTTGGCTTCTTTCTCTGTACTCATCTTCTCTTTTACCTTTTCTTTCATTTATATTATTTTATCACTGAAAAAAAAATTCCGGAAGGCTTTGTTTTTTCTGGAATTTCCTTTGAATATGAATTTTTGTGCTTGTAAAAATACTTCTTTTTTTGATTCAAATTTTCTGTTTCACAAATATTTAATCACAAAAAAGAAGTTAGTTGGATTCGCTACAGGAATATTGCTTTCAATTCGGTAGCTTCGTGCGGTGTCATTTTTCCGGCTAATACTAAACTGAGTTGTTTGCGTCTTAAAGCGGCATCAAAACGTTGTTTTTCCAGTTCAGTTTCCGGTATTATTTGAGGCACTTCAACGGGTCTTCCTGTGTCATCCACGGCAACAAAGGTGTAAATCGCTTCATTGGCTTTGGTTCTATTTCCAGATTGTCTGTCTTCGACCCAAACATCAATAAATATTTCCATAGAACTTTTGAAGGCTCTAGAGACTTTGGCCTCAACATTTACAACGCTTCCCAAAGGAATTGCTCTGTTAAACGCCACATGATTTACAGATGCGGTTACGGTAATTCTTCGGGAATGTCTGCCTGCAGCTATACTTGCCGCTCGATCCATTCGGGCCAATAGTTCGCCGCCAAAAAGATTATTTAAAGGATTGGTTTCACTTGGTAAAACTAAATCGGTTAGTATGGTCAAGGACTCAGAAGGATGTTTTGGTGTCATTTTATTTGTCAATGTAATTGTTTTTTTATTGGATGTCTGCTAGTTTAGCCAGTATACAGCCATAACTGCTGGGATAAAATAGATAACAATAGTTCTGGCACCGTCATAATCTTTGGCCAGTCTTTGACCAAAAAGCAACATAATCAGGGTAATACAAGAAAAAACGGCTCCATAAAAGCCAAACATGCGACCATCGTTTACCACTAATTGGATAGCGCCTACTACGCATAAGATTCCGGCGATTAATTCTAATACTAGAATGTTGGCTAAGGCTAATGGTACTTGATTTCTTAAAGGGGTTTTGGCAAAATGGCTTTTCAACCAATCGACATTGTCTTTCCAATAGAACAGCTTATCATATCCGGATTGAAGAAAGGATAGGGCTAAAAAGACTAAAATTAAAATTGAAGCGACGTTGTTCATAGTATTATTTTTTATGGATTAATCGGGTGAGTTTGATAGATAAATCGGTTAAAATGATTTTGGCATTTCCGTTGCGTTCCACATGGTACATGGCATCCGAAAGTTCTTTAAAAATATCTTGAATGTTATTACCATTTACAAAAGGCGCAAAATTTTCCAATTTAAATTTGTCAACTTTGGGTTCAAAATAGACCAAACTTTTAGTTTCGTAATTGAGCAATAGCGCCTGACGAAACATTTCGATACAGAATTCGAGAAATTTTTTCTGAGTTTCTCTTCCTAAACCGGCAATTTTTTCGCTCCAAAGAATTAAATCTTGGATAGCTGCTGCATTTCCTTTTGCCTTAAAAGCCGCACGAACCCAGGTTACAAACCATTGTTCGAATGGATGTTCTTGATCGTCATCATGAAGTAAATGCAAGGCAATATTGTAATTTCCTTGTGCCTGATGTGCTATTTTTGCTGCTAATTTTGGGTCAGCATTTTCACGAGAAACTAAAGCTTCAGCAATTATAGGTTCACTCAAGCCATTAAAATGCAATACTTGGCAACGAGATCGTATGGTTTGGATGATGTCTTCTTCGTTTTCTGAAATTAAAATAAAAACCGTTTTTTCTGGCGGCTCTTCAAGTAGTTTCAATAATTTATTAGAGGCGGCAATATTTAATTTATCAGCCATCCAAACAATCATAATCTTGTATCCGCCTTCGTATGATTTTAAAGATAATGATTTCAGTATTTCTTGGGCATCATCGACACGGATTTCACCTTGCTTGTTTTGAACACCTAAAACGGCATACCAGTCAAATAAGCCGCCATAGGGATTTTGCGAAATAAATTTTCTCCAATCGGTTATGAAATCAATGCTTTTAGGGTTTTTCTTCACTTCATCGGTGGTTACCGTTGGGTAGGCAAAATGTAAATCTGGATGAGATAATTTTTGAAATTTTAAATTGCAAGATTCATTCGAACCTTGGTTTTCTGCATTTTGATTGCCACATAGAATATACTGGGCATAAGCGATGGCCATGGCTAAGGTGCCACTCCCCTCGGGACCTACAAACAATTGGGCATGAGGAATTCTGCCTAAATCGGCACTTCTTGTCAGATGACTTTTGATGTGTTCTTGCCCTAAAATTTCTGAAAATTGCATGAAGCAAAGATAGAAGAAAATGGGTTAGGCAAAAATTTTTGATTGCAAAGTTTTAGAGTCCTAAAATTCAAAATTAGTAATAGAAGAACATATTTGATTCGAATAAATAAGTGTTTGTGGCTATAAGTCTTGTTTTTATTGCGATATTCTGAATTGTTTTAATGAAAGTAATATTTTTTTGATTGGGTTAAACTATGTCTGAATTAAGATATTAGTTGTCATTTGTTAAATTATAATGTGTTTTTTACATTTTTTAATTCAGAATTTAGGTCTTAAGTTGTTCATAATTGTAGAAGTCAGTTTTTAAATAAGATTTTTTGTCAAAAAGGTAATATTTCTATGAGATAAATTTTGAGCATCATTTTTGGATATTTTTTTTTAATCTTATTCCTGCTAAAATTTTTAGTAATAAGTTAAAATAAAATTGCATGATTGTATATAAAGCCCTAGTATTGCAACGCTGAAATAGAGAAATACAAAACAGTTTATAGTATTTTAATTATTAAAAAAGACTGCTCTGATTTATAATTACGATCTGATTAGCTTTTTTTTGAGTGCATAATTGTGATATTTCTTTTTTTGATTTTATAATTACTTAAGAATAATAGTGCATTTTTTCAATTGTTGTACTTTTTTTTTTCAACATTTTTATTTGTTGTTAACTGCTCTTTTTTTTAAACGAATATTATAAAAAAA is a window of Flavobacterium acetivorans DNA encoding:
- a CDS encoding ATP-binding protein; protein product: MQFSEILGQEHIKSHLTRSADLGRIPHAQLFVGPEGSGTLAMAIAYAQYILCGNQNAENQGSNESCNLKFQKLSHPDLHFAYPTVTTDEVKKNPKSIDFITDWRKFISQNPYGGLFDWYAVLGVQNKQGEIRVDDAQEILKSLSLKSYEGGYKIMIVWMADKLNIAASNKLLKLLEEPPEKTVFILISENEEDIIQTIRSRCQVLHFNGLSEPIIAEALVSRENADPKLAAKIAHQAQGNYNIALHLLHDDDQEHPFEQWFVTWVRAAFKAKGNAAAIQDLILWSEKIAGLGRETQKKFLEFCIEMFRQALLLNYETKSLVYFEPKVDKFKLENFAPFVNGNNIQDIFKELSDAMYHVERNGNAKIILTDLSIKLTRLIHKK
- the recA gene encoding recombinase RecA, which translates into the protein MSTEKEAKLKALQLTLDKLDKTYGKGTVMKMGDKAIEEVETISSGSLGIDLALGVGGYPKGRIIEIYGPESSGKTTLTLHAIAEAQKAGGIAAFIDAEHAFDRNYAEKLGVDIENLIISQPDNGEQALEIAENLIRSGAIDIVVIDSVAALTPKSEIEGEMGDSKMGLHARLMSQALRKLTGTISKTHCTVFFINQLREKIGVMFGNPETTTGGNALKFYASVRLDIRRSTQIKDGENVIGNRTKVKIVKNKVAPPFKVAEFDIMYGEGVSKTGEILDLAVEFEIVKKSGSWFSYGETKLGQGRDAVKSLIKDNPELADELEEKIKARIKELAEN
- a CDS encoding acyl-CoA thioesterase; this translates as MTPKHPSESLTILTDLVLPSETNPLNNLFGGELLARMDRAASIAAGRHSRRITVTASVNHVAFNRAIPLGSVVNVEAKVSRAFKSSMEIFIDVWVEDRQSGNRTKANEAIYTFVAVDDTGRPVEVPQIIPETELEKQRFDAALRRKQLSLVLAGKMTPHEATELKAIFL
- a CDS encoding DoxX family membrane protein, producing MNNVASILILVFLALSFLQSGYDKLFYWKDNVDWLKSHFAKTPLRNQVPLALANILVLELIAGILCVVGAIQLVVNDGRMFGFYGAVFSCITLIMLLFGQRLAKDYDGARTIVIYFIPAVMAVYWLN